In Raphanus sativus cultivar WK10039 chromosome 5, ASM80110v3, whole genome shotgun sequence, the following proteins share a genomic window:
- the LOC108860097 gene encoding disease resistance protein RPS5-like translates to MADVIAKASEFVVNLFCTCFCAEVNHICRLDKNLDKLEKAMEVLTASRDDVLARVERDEETGLQRRHVVGVWLTAVEKIEKQAHETNTACTRQGSSLCDACSRKLVSRFRYGREVFSMWEDVKELTSRILIEDLNALAVPPMRDVVVERDLQPIIVGQETILESAWNRIMDEGTQFMGLYGMGGVGKTTLLDQINNKFCGANGGFDKVIWVVVSKDKQNEKIQDEIGAQLGFTKEYWKEKGTSEKVLDLYGRMKNKKFVLLLDDIWREIDLKEIGVPTPTKKNGCKVVFTTRLREVCGQMGVHDPMEVKCLDGDEAWDLFCAKVGEITLESHPDIRELAYQVVAKCQGLPLALNIMGKNMSSMRTVQEWKLAIDTLASNAAGFPGMEDHIFMVLKYSYDRLGDVNHIKSCFQYCALFPEDFVIEKEKLVDYWICERFIDEKQGKNNATNQAYGVIGTLVKACLLIEEGEDKSKVKMHDVVREMALWIATNFNKDKERCVVKAGVGLSEVPTVESWRSVRRMSLMDNEIENIRGSPNCPELTTLLFQKNEIRNISDEFFKSMPRLVVLDLSNNRFLDGYPTDISKLASLRYLDLSENGAMQRLFEGLLELQKLIYLNLEGTGLENISGISSLSSLRTLRLRRNKLSHDLNVIKELQLLEHLEMVTVDIGSISVADQLLEAPRVANAIHELYIGHLKEKAKLTFPSMAVLCTLEMYGSAMEEINIERRTPSRRRRPTTPSFPNLSTVRLSYCHGLKDLTWLLFAPNLIVLTVGISTQIEDIISKEKAVDILADEADTIIPFRKLEHFQVYNLPKLKSIFWSPLPFPRLKKLNIGRCPNLRKLPLESRSGGSIPGEELVIKNGEQYWIDKVEWEDEATKERFLRTISP, encoded by the coding sequence ATGGCTGATGTTATCGCAAAAGCAAGTGAGTTCGTAGTTAATCTTTTCTGTACCTGCTTTTGTGCCGAAGTCAACCATATTTGTAGGCTCGACAAGAATCTAGATAAACTGGAAAAAGCCATGGAAGTGCTGACGGCAAGTCGTGATGATGTCTTGGCAAGGGTGGAAAGGGACGAGGAAACAGGTCTACAGAGGCGTCACGTAGTTGGGGTATGGCTTACTGCTGTCGAGAAGATTGAAAAACAGGCACATGAGACGAATACAGCTTGTACACGTCAAGGTTCGTCTCTTTGTGATGCTTGCTCAAGAAAATTGGTGTCAAGGTTTCGTTACGGGAGAGAGGTTTTCTCGATGTGGGAAGATGTTAAAGAGCTCACGAGTCGCATATTAATTGAAGATCTCAATGCGTTGGCCGTACCACCTATGAGAGATGTGGTGGTGGAAAGGGATCTACAACCAATCATTGTTGGTCAGGAAACAATACTCGAAAGTGCATGGAACCGCATCATGGATGAGGGAACCCAGTTTATGGGTCTATATGGCATGGGTGGAGTAGGAAAGACAACTCTTCTTGACCAAATCAACAATAAGTTTTGTGGCGCAAATGGTGGATTTGACAAAGTAATCTGGGTTGTGGTGTCAAAGGATAAACAAAACGAGAAGATTCAAGATGAGATTGGTGCGCAACTAGGCTTCACTAAAGAATATTGGAAAGAAAAAGGGACAAGCGAGAAGGTCCTTGACTTATACGGTCGtatgaagaataaaaaatttgtCTTGTTACTGGATGACATTTGGAGGGAAATTGATCTAAAAGAAATAGGAGTCCCAACTCCCACAAAGAAAAACGGATGCAAAGTAGTATTCACCACTCGTTTAAGGGAAGTATGTGGCCAAATGGGAGTTCATGATCCAATGGAAGTAAAATGTTTGGATGGTGATGAAGCTTGGGACTTGTTTTGTGCTAAAGTTGGGGAAATCACATTAGAAAGCCACCCAGATATTCGTGAGCTCGCATATCAAGTTGTGGCAAAATGTCAAGGTTTACCATTGGCTCTGAATATCATGGGTAAAAACATGTCGTCCATGAGGACGGTGCAAGAATGGAAGCTAGCAATAGACACTCTTGCTTCTAATGCTGCTGGATTTCCTGGTATGGAAGACCatatttttatggttttgaaGTATAGTTACGATAGGCTCGGAGATGTCAACCATATCAAGTCTTGTTTTCAATATTGCGCTCTATTTCCAGAAGATTTTGTAATAGAAAAAGAGAAGTTGGTAGATTACTGGATATGCGAAAGATTCATAGACGAAAAGCAAGGTAAAAATAATGCTACAAACCAGGCTTACGGGGTAATTGGTACCCTTGTCAAGGCTTGTCTACTgattgaagaaggagaagacaaATCAAAGGTGAAAATGCATGATGTGGTTCGTGAGATGGCATTGTGGATAGCAACTAATTTTAACAAGGATAAAGAAAGATGTGTTGTGAAAGCTGGTGTTGGTTTAAGTGAAGTGCCAACGGTGGAGAGCTGGAGATCTGTGAGAAGAATGTCGTTGATGGACAACGAGATTGAAAACATACGTGGCAGTCCCAACTGCCCTGAGCTTACAACTCTGCTCTTCCAAAAAAATGAGATCCGAAATATCTCAGATGAATTCTTCAAGTCCATGCCCAGGTTAGTCGTATTGGATCTATCAAATAATCGATTTTTAGATGGATATCCAACGGATATATCAAAATTGGCCTCCTTGCGATATCTAGACTTGTCAGAGAATGGAGCCATGCAGCGTCTGTTTGAAGGCTTACTAGAGTTGCAAAAGCTGATATATCTGAATTTGGAGGGAACGGGACTGGAGAATATTTCTGGGATATCAAGTTTGTCGAGTTTGAGGACACTGCGACTACGACGTAATAAATTGTCACACGATCTCAACGTAATCAAGGAACTGCAGCTCTTAGAACATTTAGAAATGGTGACCGTAGATATCGGGTCAATTTCGGTTGCAGATCAATTATTAGAGGCTCCCAGAGTAGCTAATGCTATTCATGAGCTATATATTGGACATCTTAAGGAGAAAGCAAAATTGACATTTCCAAGTATGGCGGTTCTCTGTACGCTCGAGATGTATGGAAGTGCTATGGAGGAGATAAATATCGAGAGGAGAACGCCATCACGGAGGAGAAGGCCAACAACTCCAAGCTTTCCAAATCTCTCTACAGTGCGTTTAAGTTATTGCCACGGTTTAAAGGACCTGACATGGCTTTTGTTCGCTCCAAACCTTATTGTTCTTACCGTTGGTATCTCAACTCAAATAGAAGATATAATCAGCAAAGAAAAAGCTGTGGATATTCTCGCAGATGAGGCAGATACCATCATTCCTTTTCGAAAGCTAGAGCATTTCCAAGTGTATAATTTGCCAAAGCTGAAGAGCATCTTCTGGAGTCCTCTACCTTTCCCACGTTTAAAGAAATTAAACATAGGGAGGTGTCCTAATCTGAGAAAGCTTCCATTGGAATCTAGAAGTGGTGGCAGCATACCAGGTGAAGAGCTTGTCATAAAAAACGGAGAACAGTACTGGATAGATAAGGTTGAATGGGAAGATGAAGCGACTAAAGAGCGTTTCCTACGTACCATCAGTCCTTAG
- the LOC108856207 gene encoding probable disease resistance protein At1g12290 isoform X1, protein MGNCVSLQIQAPCEEVLNHLGSCFCSKIKYIQNLKRNLVALETAMEDLKAVRSDLLRKVHAAEEGGGLQRLHQIKVWLERVKTIESKFNGLYSTRDVELERLCFSGAGPKNLRLSYLYGKRVLKMLNTVEDLISKGFFDEVASPAARAVGEERPLTPTVVGQETVLEKAWNHLMDDETKIMGLYGMGGVGKTTLLTQINNKLVDLCDTHDGVEIVIWVVVSGDIQIHKIQHRIGNKIGYKGVEWKKKKENQKALEIFNFLSKKRFVLLLDDIWRKVDLTEIGIPNPTSQNGCKIVFTTRSLGVCTSMGVHEPMEVQCLTTTDAWDLFKKKVGQNTLERHPDIPKIARKVAGACRGLPLALNVIGETMSCKKTTQEWYHAVDVLKTYAADFSDVKEKILPILKYSYDNLEGDNVKSCFLYCSLFPEDALIDKERIIDFWICEGFIDGYESKERAVNQGYEILGTLVCASLLQEGGKYDNKSYVRMHDVVREMALWIASDLEKHKGSYIVRAGVGLNEVPKVQNWQLVTRMSLVNNKIKEIHESHKCPKLTTLLLQNNRCLVSISGEFFRSMPRLVVLDLSWNVNLKVLPEQISELVSLRYLDLSESNIVSLPVGLQKLKRLMHLNLESMLCLEGFSGISNLSSLKTLKLLNFIMWPTMSLLEELERLEHLEVLTVEITSSSVLKQLLCSHRLVRCLQKLSIKYIEEESVRVLTLPSIQDLREVFIGGCGIREIMIERNTMLISPCLPHLSKVLIAGCNGLKDLTWLLFAPNLTHLSVWNSSQLEEIISLENAATVDTVPFRKLEYLHLWDLPELVSIYWSPLPFPYLNLINVQNDCQKLRKLPLDSQSCIAGEELVIEYGDEEWKEKVEWGDEATRLRFLPSCKLVLYDV, encoded by the coding sequence ATGGGAAATTGTGTCTCTCTCCAAATCCAAGCACCATGCGAGGAAGTGCTGAACCATCTTGGTAGCTGCTTCTGCagcaaaattaaatatatccaGAACCTCAAGAGGAATCTAGTGGCTTTGGAGACAGCCATGGAAGATCTCAAGGCGGTGCGATCTGATCTGCTACGGAAAGTCCATGCAGCAGAAGAAGGAGGAGGTCTACAAAGGCTTCATCAAATCAAGGTATGGCTTGAGAGAGTCAAGACTATTGAATCTAAATTCAATGGTCTATATAGCACTAGAGATGTTGAACTGGAAAGGTTGTGTTTCAGTGGTGCTGGCCCCAAGAACTTAAGACTGAGCTATCTTTACGGAAAGAGGGTCTTGAAGATGTTGAATACGGTTGAAGACTTGATATCTAAAGGTTTTTTTGATGAGGTGGCTAGTCCAGCTGCTAGAGCTGTGGGAGAGGAAAGACCTTTAACCCCGACGGTCGTTGGTCAAGAAACAGTTCTTGAAAAGGCGTGGAACCACCTCATGGATGATGAAACTAAGATCATGGGTCTCTATGGTATGGGTGGAGTAGGGAAAACAACACTTCTCACACAGATCAACAATAAGCTTGTCGACTTGTGTGACACACATGATGGGGTTGAGATAGTCATATGGGTTGTGGTGTCTGGTGATATACAAATCCACAAGATACAACACAGGATCGGCAACAAGATAGGATACAAAGGTGTTGaatggaagaagaaaaaagaaaaccaaaaggCACTAGAGATATTCAACTTTCTAAGCAAGAAAAGATTCGTGTTACTCTTAGATGACATATGGAGGAAAGTAGATCTAACGGAGATTGGTATCCCTAATCCAACAAGCCAAAACGGATGCAAGATAGTATTCACAACTCGCTCTCTAGGCGTATGTACGAGCATGGGGGTCCATGAACCAATGGAGGTACAATGTTTAACTACAACCGATGCATGGGACTTGTTCAAGAAGAAAGTTGGACAGAACACACTTGAAAGACATCCAGACATTCCCAAGATCGCAAGAAAAGTTGCTGGAGCATGCCGTGGCTTGCCACTAGCGTTAAATGTCATTGGAGAGACAATGTCATGCAAGAAGACGACACAAGAATGGTACCATGCGGTTGATGTTTTGAAAACGTATGCCGCGGATTTTAGTGACGTGAAGGAGAAGATTCTTCCCATCTTGAAGTACAGCTATGATAATCTTGAAGGTGACAATGTCAAATCTTGTTTCTTGTATTGCTCTCTCTTTCCAGAAGATGCTTTAATAGACAAAGAGAGGATTATAGACTTTTGGATATGTGAAGGGTTCATTGATGGGTATGAGAGTAAAGAAAGAGCTGTGAACCAAGGGTATGAGATACTAGGTACCCTTGTGTGTGCCTCTTTATTACAGGAAGGAGGGAAGTACGACAACAAGTCATACGTGAGAATGCATGATGTGGTTCGAGAGATGGCCCTGTGGATAGCATCTGATCTTGAGAAGCATAAAGGAAGTTACATCGTACGAGCTGGTGTGGGGTTGAACGAAGTACCAAAGGTGCAGAACTGGCAACTTGTGACAAGGATGTCACTGGTGAATAACAAGATCAAAGAGATACATGAGAGTCATAAGTGTCCTAAGCTtacaactcttcttcttcagaacAACCGCTGTCTTGTAAGCATCTCTGGTGAATTCTTCCGGTCTATGCCAAGACTAGTTGTTTTGGATCTTTCATGGAACGTCAATCTCAAAGTTTTACCTGAGCAAATATCAGAGTTGGTTTCATTGCGATATCTTGACTTGTCAGAGTCAAACATTGTGAGTTTGCCTGTTGGTTTACAAAAGCTGAAAAGGCTGATGCATCTGAATCTGGAGTCTATGTTGTGCCTTGAAGGTTTCTCAGGGATATCGAATCTGTCGAGTTTGAAGACGTTGAAGCTACTTAACTTCATAATGTGGCCAACTATGAGCTTACTAGAGGAGCTGGAACGCTTGGAACATTTAGAAGTTCTGACCGTAGAGATCACGTCAAGTTCGGTATTGAAACAGCTCTTATGCTCTCACAGGTTGGTGAGATGTCTTCAAAAGCTATCTATTAAGTACATTGAGGAAGAGTCAGTCAGAGTTTTGACGTTGCCATCGATACAAGATCTCCGTGAAGTCTTCATAGGAGGGTGTGGAATCCGGGAGATAATGATAGAGAGGAACACAATGTTGATAAGTCCATGCTTACCGCACCTATCCAAAGTTTTGATAGCTGGTTGCAATGGTCTTAAGGATTTGACGTGGCTACTGTTCGCTCCTAACCTCACTCATCTCAGTGTTTGGAACTCAAGCCAGCTAGAAGAGATAATAAGCCTAGAGAACGCTGCAACGGTTGATACTGTTCCTTTTAGGAAACTAGAATATCTACACTTGTGGGACTTACCTGAACTGGTGAGTATCTACTGGAGTCCTTTGCCTTTTCCATATTTGAATCTGATCAACGTACAAAACGATTGTCAGAAGCTGAGAAAGCTTCCTTTGGATTCTCAAAGTTGTATTGCGGGTGAAGAGCTTGTCATTGAGTATGGAGATGAAGAATGGAAAGAAAAAGTTGAATGGGGTGACGAAGCCACGAGACTCCGTTTCTTACCATCCTGCAAGTTGGTTTTGTATGATGTTTGA
- the LOC108856207 gene encoding probable disease resistance protein At1g12290 isoform X2 has product MGNCVSLQIQAPCEEVLNHLGSCFCSKIKYIQNLKRNLVALETAMEDLKAVRSDLLRKVHAAEEGGGLQRLHQIKVWLERVKTIESKFNGLYSTRDVELERLCFSGAGPKNLRLSYLYGKRVLKMLNTVEDLISKGFFDEVASPAARAVGEERPLTPTVVGQETVLEKAWNHLMDDETKIMGLYGMGGVGKTTLLTQINNKLVDLCDTHDGVEIVIWVVVSGDIQIHKIQHRIGNKIGYKGVEWKKKKENQKALEIFNFLSKKRFVLLLDDIWRKVDLTEIGIPNPTSQNGCKIVFTTRSLGVCTSMGVHEPMEVQCLTTTDAWDLFKKKVGQNTLERHPDIPKIARKVAGACRGLPLALNVIGETMSCKKTTQEWYHAVDVLKTYAADFSDVKEKILPILKYSYDNLEGDNVKSCFLYCSLFPEDALIDKERIIDFWICEGFIDGYESKERAVNQGYEILGTLVCASLLQEGGKYDNKSYVRMHDVVREMALWIASDLEKHKGSYIVRAGVGLNEVPKVQNWQLVTRMSLVNNKIKEIHESHKCPKLTTLLLQNNRCLVSISGEFFRSMPRLVVLDLSWNVNLKVLPEQISELVSLRYLDLSESNIVSLPVGLQKLKRLMHLNLESMLCLEGFSGISNLSSLKTLKLLNFIMWPTMSLLEELERLEHLEVLTVEITSSSVLKQLLCSHRLVRCLQKLSIKYIEEESVRVLTLPSIQDLREVFIGGCGIREIMIERNTMLISPCLPHLSKVLIAGCNGLKDLTWLLFAPNLTHLSVWNSSQLEEIISLENAATVDTVPFRKLEYLHLWDLPELKLRKLPLDSQSCIAGEELVIEYGDEEWKEKVEWGDEATRLRFLPSCKLVLYDV; this is encoded by the exons ATGGGAAATTGTGTCTCTCTCCAAATCCAAGCACCATGCGAGGAAGTGCTGAACCATCTTGGTAGCTGCTTCTGCagcaaaattaaatatatccaGAACCTCAAGAGGAATCTAGTGGCTTTGGAGACAGCCATGGAAGATCTCAAGGCGGTGCGATCTGATCTGCTACGGAAAGTCCATGCAGCAGAAGAAGGAGGAGGTCTACAAAGGCTTCATCAAATCAAGGTATGGCTTGAGAGAGTCAAGACTATTGAATCTAAATTCAATGGTCTATATAGCACTAGAGATGTTGAACTGGAAAGGTTGTGTTTCAGTGGTGCTGGCCCCAAGAACTTAAGACTGAGCTATCTTTACGGAAAGAGGGTCTTGAAGATGTTGAATACGGTTGAAGACTTGATATCTAAAGGTTTTTTTGATGAGGTGGCTAGTCCAGCTGCTAGAGCTGTGGGAGAGGAAAGACCTTTAACCCCGACGGTCGTTGGTCAAGAAACAGTTCTTGAAAAGGCGTGGAACCACCTCATGGATGATGAAACTAAGATCATGGGTCTCTATGGTATGGGTGGAGTAGGGAAAACAACACTTCTCACACAGATCAACAATAAGCTTGTCGACTTGTGTGACACACATGATGGGGTTGAGATAGTCATATGGGTTGTGGTGTCTGGTGATATACAAATCCACAAGATACAACACAGGATCGGCAACAAGATAGGATACAAAGGTGTTGaatggaagaagaaaaaagaaaaccaaaaggCACTAGAGATATTCAACTTTCTAAGCAAGAAAAGATTCGTGTTACTCTTAGATGACATATGGAGGAAAGTAGATCTAACGGAGATTGGTATCCCTAATCCAACAAGCCAAAACGGATGCAAGATAGTATTCACAACTCGCTCTCTAGGCGTATGTACGAGCATGGGGGTCCATGAACCAATGGAGGTACAATGTTTAACTACAACCGATGCATGGGACTTGTTCAAGAAGAAAGTTGGACAGAACACACTTGAAAGACATCCAGACATTCCCAAGATCGCAAGAAAAGTTGCTGGAGCATGCCGTGGCTTGCCACTAGCGTTAAATGTCATTGGAGAGACAATGTCATGCAAGAAGACGACACAAGAATGGTACCATGCGGTTGATGTTTTGAAAACGTATGCCGCGGATTTTAGTGACGTGAAGGAGAAGATTCTTCCCATCTTGAAGTACAGCTATGATAATCTTGAAGGTGACAATGTCAAATCTTGTTTCTTGTATTGCTCTCTCTTTCCAGAAGATGCTTTAATAGACAAAGAGAGGATTATAGACTTTTGGATATGTGAAGGGTTCATTGATGGGTATGAGAGTAAAGAAAGAGCTGTGAACCAAGGGTATGAGATACTAGGTACCCTTGTGTGTGCCTCTTTATTACAGGAAGGAGGGAAGTACGACAACAAGTCATACGTGAGAATGCATGATGTGGTTCGAGAGATGGCCCTGTGGATAGCATCTGATCTTGAGAAGCATAAAGGAAGTTACATCGTACGAGCTGGTGTGGGGTTGAACGAAGTACCAAAGGTGCAGAACTGGCAACTTGTGACAAGGATGTCACTGGTGAATAACAAGATCAAAGAGATACATGAGAGTCATAAGTGTCCTAAGCTtacaactcttcttcttcagaacAACCGCTGTCTTGTAAGCATCTCTGGTGAATTCTTCCGGTCTATGCCAAGACTAGTTGTTTTGGATCTTTCATGGAACGTCAATCTCAAAGTTTTACCTGAGCAAATATCAGAGTTGGTTTCATTGCGATATCTTGACTTGTCAGAGTCAAACATTGTGAGTTTGCCTGTTGGTTTACAAAAGCTGAAAAGGCTGATGCATCTGAATCTGGAGTCTATGTTGTGCCTTGAAGGTTTCTCAGGGATATCGAATCTGTCGAGTTTGAAGACGTTGAAGCTACTTAACTTCATAATGTGGCCAACTATGAGCTTACTAGAGGAGCTGGAACGCTTGGAACATTTAGAAGTTCTGACCGTAGAGATCACGTCAAGTTCGGTATTGAAACAGCTCTTATGCTCTCACAGGTTGGTGAGATGTCTTCAAAAGCTATCTATTAAGTACATTGAGGAAGAGTCAGTCAGAGTTTTGACGTTGCCATCGATACAAGATCTCCGTGAAGTCTTCATAGGAGGGTGTGGAATCCGGGAGATAATGATAGAGAGGAACACAATGTTGATAAGTCCATGCTTACCGCACCTATCCAAAGTTTTGATAGCTGGTTGCAATGGTCTTAAGGATTTGACGTGGCTACTGTTCGCTCCTAACCTCACTCATCTCAGTGTTTGGAACTCAAGCCAGCTAGAAGAGATAATAAGCCTAGAGAACGCTGCAACGGTTGATACTGTTCCTTTTAGGAAACTAGAATATCTACACTTGTGGGACTTACCTGAACTG AAGCTGAGAAAGCTTCCTTTGGATTCTCAAAGTTGTATTGCGGGTGAAGAGCTTGTCATTGAGTATGGAGATGAAGAATGGAAAGAAAAAGTTGAATGGGGTGACGAAGCCACGAGACTCCGTTTCTTACCATCCTGCAAGTTGGTTTTGTATGATGTTTGA
- the LOC108856207 gene encoding probable disease resistance protein At1g12290 isoform X3, with protein sequence MQQKKEEVYKGFIKSSGAGPKNLRLSYLYGKRVLKMLNTVEDLISKGFFDEVASPAARAVGEERPLTPTVVGQETVLEKAWNHLMDDETKIMGLYGMGGVGKTTLLTQINNKLVDLCDTHDGVEIVIWVVVSGDIQIHKIQHRIGNKIGYKGVEWKKKKENQKALEIFNFLSKKRFVLLLDDIWRKVDLTEIGIPNPTSQNGCKIVFTTRSLGVCTSMGVHEPMEVQCLTTTDAWDLFKKKVGQNTLERHPDIPKIARKVAGACRGLPLALNVIGETMSCKKTTQEWYHAVDVLKTYAADFSDVKEKILPILKYSYDNLEGDNVKSCFLYCSLFPEDALIDKERIIDFWICEGFIDGYESKERAVNQGYEILGTLVCASLLQEGGKYDNKSYVRMHDVVREMALWIASDLEKHKGSYIVRAGVGLNEVPKVQNWQLVTRMSLVNNKIKEIHESHKCPKLTTLLLQNNRCLVSISGEFFRSMPRLVVLDLSWNVNLKVLPEQISELVSLRYLDLSESNIVSLPVGLQKLKRLMHLNLESMLCLEGFSGISNLSSLKTLKLLNFIMWPTMSLLEELERLEHLEVLTVEITSSSVLKQLLCSHRLVRCLQKLSIKYIEEESVRVLTLPSIQDLREVFIGGCGIREIMIERNTMLISPCLPHLSKVLIAGCNGLKDLTWLLFAPNLTHLSVWNSSQLEEIISLENAATVDTVPFRKLEYLHLWDLPELVSIYWSPLPFPYLNLINVQNDCQKLRKLPLDSQSCIAGEELVIEYGDEEWKEKVEWGDEATRLRFLPSCKLVLYDV encoded by the exons ATGCAGCAGAAGAAGGAGGAGGTCTACAAAGGCTTCATCAAATCAAG TGGTGCTGGCCCCAAGAACTTAAGACTGAGCTATCTTTACGGAAAGAGGGTCTTGAAGATGTTGAATACGGTTGAAGACTTGATATCTAAAGGTTTTTTTGATGAGGTGGCTAGTCCAGCTGCTAGAGCTGTGGGAGAGGAAAGACCTTTAACCCCGACGGTCGTTGGTCAAGAAACAGTTCTTGAAAAGGCGTGGAACCACCTCATGGATGATGAAACTAAGATCATGGGTCTCTATGGTATGGGTGGAGTAGGGAAAACAACACTTCTCACACAGATCAACAATAAGCTTGTCGACTTGTGTGACACACATGATGGGGTTGAGATAGTCATATGGGTTGTGGTGTCTGGTGATATACAAATCCACAAGATACAACACAGGATCGGCAACAAGATAGGATACAAAGGTGTTGaatggaagaagaaaaaagaaaaccaaaaggCACTAGAGATATTCAACTTTCTAAGCAAGAAAAGATTCGTGTTACTCTTAGATGACATATGGAGGAAAGTAGATCTAACGGAGATTGGTATCCCTAATCCAACAAGCCAAAACGGATGCAAGATAGTATTCACAACTCGCTCTCTAGGCGTATGTACGAGCATGGGGGTCCATGAACCAATGGAGGTACAATGTTTAACTACAACCGATGCATGGGACTTGTTCAAGAAGAAAGTTGGACAGAACACACTTGAAAGACATCCAGACATTCCCAAGATCGCAAGAAAAGTTGCTGGAGCATGCCGTGGCTTGCCACTAGCGTTAAATGTCATTGGAGAGACAATGTCATGCAAGAAGACGACACAAGAATGGTACCATGCGGTTGATGTTTTGAAAACGTATGCCGCGGATTTTAGTGACGTGAAGGAGAAGATTCTTCCCATCTTGAAGTACAGCTATGATAATCTTGAAGGTGACAATGTCAAATCTTGTTTCTTGTATTGCTCTCTCTTTCCAGAAGATGCTTTAATAGACAAAGAGAGGATTATAGACTTTTGGATATGTGAAGGGTTCATTGATGGGTATGAGAGTAAAGAAAGAGCTGTGAACCAAGGGTATGAGATACTAGGTACCCTTGTGTGTGCCTCTTTATTACAGGAAGGAGGGAAGTACGACAACAAGTCATACGTGAGAATGCATGATGTGGTTCGAGAGATGGCCCTGTGGATAGCATCTGATCTTGAGAAGCATAAAGGAAGTTACATCGTACGAGCTGGTGTGGGGTTGAACGAAGTACCAAAGGTGCAGAACTGGCAACTTGTGACAAGGATGTCACTGGTGAATAACAAGATCAAAGAGATACATGAGAGTCATAAGTGTCCTAAGCTtacaactcttcttcttcagaacAACCGCTGTCTTGTAAGCATCTCTGGTGAATTCTTCCGGTCTATGCCAAGACTAGTTGTTTTGGATCTTTCATGGAACGTCAATCTCAAAGTTTTACCTGAGCAAATATCAGAGTTGGTTTCATTGCGATATCTTGACTTGTCAGAGTCAAACATTGTGAGTTTGCCTGTTGGTTTACAAAAGCTGAAAAGGCTGATGCATCTGAATCTGGAGTCTATGTTGTGCCTTGAAGGTTTCTCAGGGATATCGAATCTGTCGAGTTTGAAGACGTTGAAGCTACTTAACTTCATAATGTGGCCAACTATGAGCTTACTAGAGGAGCTGGAACGCTTGGAACATTTAGAAGTTCTGACCGTAGAGATCACGTCAAGTTCGGTATTGAAACAGCTCTTATGCTCTCACAGGTTGGTGAGATGTCTTCAAAAGCTATCTATTAAGTACATTGAGGAAGAGTCAGTCAGAGTTTTGACGTTGCCATCGATACAAGATCTCCGTGAAGTCTTCATAGGAGGGTGTGGAATCCGGGAGATAATGATAGAGAGGAACACAATGTTGATAAGTCCATGCTTACCGCACCTATCCAAAGTTTTGATAGCTGGTTGCAATGGTCTTAAGGATTTGACGTGGCTACTGTTCGCTCCTAACCTCACTCATCTCAGTGTTTGGAACTCAAGCCAGCTAGAAGAGATAATAAGCCTAGAGAACGCTGCAACGGTTGATACTGTTCCTTTTAGGAAACTAGAATATCTACACTTGTGGGACTTACCTGAACTGGTGAGTATCTACTGGAGTCCTTTGCCTTTTCCATATTTGAATCTGATCAACGTACAAAACGATTGTCAGAAGCTGAGAAAGCTTCCTTTGGATTCTCAAAGTTGTATTGCGGGTGAAGAGCTTGTCATTGAGTATGGAGATGAAGAATGGAAAGAAAAAGTTGAATGGGGTGACGAAGCCACGAGACTCCGTTTCTTACCATCCTGCAAGTTGGTTTTGTATGATGTTTGA
- the LOC108859729 gene encoding uncharacterized protein LOC108859729, protein MEMERKTKEMEKLCRRCKGSYRDSSNNASSCRFHPSFFVCRRHDDQKRYYELGPEDPPYAAKFYDCCGAEDPNAPGCLTSPHISYDD, encoded by the exons ATGGAGATGGAGAGAAAGACGAAGGAGATGGAGAAGTTGTGCCGAAGGTGCAAGGGAAGCTACAGAGATTCCTCGAACAACGCTTCCTCTTGCCGTTTTCATCCTTCCTTCTTCGTTTGTCGTCGCCACGACGACCAGAAAAG GTACTATGAGTTGGGACCAGAAGATCCACCATACGCAGCCAAGTTCTACGATTGTTGCGGGGCAGAGGATCCTAATGCACCTGGTTGTCTCACCAGCCCTCACATTTCATATGACGACTga